A stretch of Scheffersomyces stipitis CBS 6054 chromosome 2, complete sequence DNA encodes these proteins:
- a CDS encoding predicted protein (go_component integral to membrane~go_process intracellular protein transport) produces the protein MSDLFETYESDFQLALSEAKSKLAQISAVEGESRKSYLRAIEGAIEEGQEVLDQMGIEVQNLPTNQRSSYNTKIRQYKSQIDDSKSRLNQLLNSQDKHELFGSRYTDDVEPGSLQDQQRKTLLGNNASLERSSQRLKDSHRVALETESIGGNILNDLRSQRDQISGARNTLMTADTYVDKSIQTLKSMSRRLTANKFISYAIIAVLILLIFLVLASKFW, from the exons ATGTCGGATCTTTTCGAAACGTACGAATCCGATTTCCAGTTGGCGTTACTGGAAGCCAAGTCCAAATTGGCACAGATTTCGGCTGTTGAGGGGG AATCCAGAAAAAGCTACTTAAGAGCTATAGAAGGTGCTATTGAAGAGGGCCAGGAGGTGTTGGACCAAATGGGTATAGAAGTTCAGAACTTGCCCACTAATCAGAGATCATCGTATAACACCAAGATACGTCAGTATAAGTCACAGATAGACGACAGCAAGAGCCGGTTGAACCAGTTATTGAATTCTCAGGACAAACACGAATTGTTTGGTAGCAGATACACTGACGATGTAGAACCTGGAAGTTTGCAGGatcaacaaagaaagactCTTTTGGGCAATAATGCATCGCTTGAGAGGTCGTCTCAAAGATTAAAGGACTCTCACAGAGTGGCTCTTGAAACCGAGTCGATCGGAGGTAACATTCTCAACGACTTGAGATCACAAAGAGACCAGATCTCTGGAGCTAGAAATACGCTTATGACTGCTGACACTTATGTAGACAAGTCGATCCAAACCTTGAAGTCTATGAGTCGTCGTTTGACGGCCAACAAGTTTATAAGTTACGCCATTATTGCTGTGTTGATCTTGCTCATCTTCTTAGTGTTGGCCAGCAAGTTCTGGTGA
- a CDS encoding leucine rich repeat protein — translation MTPSFVLPLSALPDAIIDRVLSYLEVADLTQLIGNSDFLCANPDLLAAIARKLQASNISYNNRIAQYSFLHMYLRTPTYINKRNLQFLSHRRDLYRLVQFDRILERRKECGKELIDSIAFKTGLATCITISYYIWDLSDIADFLDLVLSIEPSSLTYNLELEFDPALRYLIDLQYMLGLCSSHLNKQTPDGFQSLLVYNHNHAGDFVFDMANTNFLALQNVWFENSNVKIKSSWGMTQLKDLNLHPNNHGYNLNHPIRIQKFFPQHLRELKLGNCIIGEKTTNYPIPSNLRSISLRTIRDVSNETTFCKILLLTNLQNNLEELTVESIYNQTNSHVDFFELIEPNENNLDTFISSLPRFLTSLNLSNNNIQDLSQLGKDIPATIVKLNLADNTINWALHIPDFSRLDKLKILKLSNTHLGAHLASLKFPDSIVELSLEVNQIVTLENVRFPKSLKDLGVGSNKITSVGNNPMFPKGIGTIHFTENKLSGSFDLSTNHLGEELDLKVLYLNFNSFKHFNQIKLPSNLRLLNFDDCKFAKLENIHFQDSIEELSFSGCTISSIQNVTFGSESRLKYFNLSQNSIRNIESLRLPDSIQTFDISSNLIESIPSPDYFNLDNIQVVRLTHNRLRSVSLRLFTKLRVLDLSFNMIKKLSLRFPRNSTTKLNIINLSHNELTSISPQVVGHNVDGTYHSHLVEIDIINNRMTTEDIKSKLDEFPALKCFLVGTTGKQDRFGYEIGKNLINEGLCLGKRIDELSM, via the exons ATGACGCCCAGCTTCGTGCTACCGCTCTCAGCCCTCCCTGATGCTATCATAGACAGAGTCCTCAGCTACTTAGAGGTGGCTGATCTCACCCAATTGATCGGAAACAGCGACTTTCTCTGTGCCAATCCTGATCTCCTTGCAGCCATAGCCAGAAAGCTCCAAGCCTCAAACATCTCctacaacaacagaatTGCCCAGTACTCGTTTTTGCACATGTACTTGCGAACACCAACCTACATCAACAAACGCAACTTGCAATTTCTCTCCCATCGCAGAGACTTATATAGACTCGTACAATTTGATAGAATACTTGAACGTAGAAAAGAGTGCGGAAAGGAGCTTATAGACTCAATT GCATTCAAAACTGGTCTTGCCACTTGCATCACCATAAGTTACTATATTTGGGACTTGTCAGACATTGCtgactttcttgatcttgtacTTCTGATTGAGCCTTCATCCTTGACCTACaacttggaattggaatttgACCCTGCCCTTCGTTACCTCATAGACCTTCAGTATATGTTAGGCTTGTGTCTGTCCCATTTGAACAAACAAACACCCGATGGATTTCAGTCACTTCTCGTATATAACCACAACCATGCGGGTGACTTTGTATTCGACATGGCTAATACCAACTTCCTAGCGTTGCAGAATGTCTGGTTCGAGAATTCCAATGTCAAAATCAAGTCTTCCTGGGGAATGACTCAGTTAAAAGATCTcaatttgcacccaaacAACCACGGCTATAATCTCAACCATCCTATCCGTATCCAGAAGTTCTTTCCTCAACATTTGAGAGAActcaaacttggaaattgcATTATAGGCGAAAAAACAACTAATTACCCCATACCATCCAACCTTCGCTCTATTAGTCTCAGAACCATAAGAGATGTATCTAACGAAACAACGTTTTgcaagattcttcttttgacaAACTTGCAGAATAACCTTGAGGAATTAACAGTAGAATCCATCTACAATCAGACGAACTCACATGTGGATTTTTTTGAGTTGATTGAACCCAACGAAAATAATCTCGACACA TTCATATCCTCTTTGCCTCGCTTCTTGACTAGTTTGAACctttccaacaataatattCAAGACTTGTCTCAACTTGGCAAAGACATCCCCGCTACGATTGTAAAGCTTAACCTAGCCGATAACACTATCAATTGGGCATTGCATATTCCAGACTTTTCTCGTTTGGACAAGCTAAAGATTCTCAAATTGTCCAATACCCATCTTGGAGCACATTTGGCAAGTTTGAAATTTCCCGATCTGATAGTTGAGCTTTCGCTAGAAGTAAACCAGATTGTCACATTGGAAAATGTTCGTTTTCCTAAAAGCTTGAAAGACTTGGGTGTGGGATCAAATAAAATCACTTCAGTAGGCAACAATCCCATGTTTCCTAAGGGTATTGGCACCATACATTTCACTGAAAACAAACTCAGCGGAAGTTTCGATCTAAGCACCAACcatcttggagaagaactCGATTTGAAAGTTCTATATTTGAACTTCAATAGTTTCAAACATTTCAATCAAATTAAATTGCCTAGCAATCTCCGGTTGTTGAATTTTGacgattgcaaatttgCCAAACTTGAGAATATTCACTTCCAGGACTCcattgaagagttgagTTTCAGTGGCTGTACTATATCAAGTATTCAAAACGTAACTTTTGGATCCGAGTCAAGActcaaatatttcaatcTCTCTCAAAACAGCATTCGCAATATTGAATCGCTTAGATTACCTGATTCTATTCAGACATTTGATATCAGTTCCAACTTGATCGAGTCGATTCCAAGTCCGGATTACTTCAATTTGGACAACATTCAAGTCGTGCGTTTGACCCACAATAGACTCCGATCGGTTTCTCTTAGACTTTTCACTAAGCTCAGGGTATTAGATTTGTCATTCAACATGATCAAGAAGCTTCTGTTGCGATTCCCGAGAAACTCTACTACCAAGTTGAATATCATCAACTTATCACATAATGAACTAACGAGCATTTCTCCACAAGTAGTAGGTCACAATGTAGATGGCACCTATCACTCCCATTTGGTAGAGATagacatcatcaacaaccGCATGACAACAGAAGATATAAAGAGCAAACTTGATGAGTTTCCAGCGCTCAAATGTTTCCTTGTAGGAACCACAGGAAAACAGGATCGGTTCGGCTACGAGATTGGCAAGAACCTCATCAACGAAGGATTATGTTTAGGTAAACGAATTGATGAGTTGAGCATGTAA
- the YAH1 gene encoding mitochondrial matrix iron-sulfur protein (Ferredoxin mitochondrial matrix iron-sulfur protein~go_funtion electron transporter activity~go_process electron transport) — translation MFRSPFSGFRNFHQSASLLHGHIHKPNPGEELHITFITKDGSQFTYEVAEGDNILDIAQAYNLDMEGACGGSCACSTCHIIVDPEFYDEIPEPDDDENDMLDLAFGLTETSRLGCQVKMTKELDGIRVALPAMTRNLQSRDFNN, via the coding sequence ATGTTCAGAAGCCCTTTTTCTGGTTTTAGAAACTTCCACCAATCTGCTTCATTGCTCCATGGCCATATTCACAAACCCAATCCTGGCGAAGAGCTCCATATAACGTTCATTACTAAAGACGGAAGCCAGTTCACTTACGAAGTTGCTGAGGGCGACAACATCTTGGACATTGCCCAGGCATATAACTTGGACATGGAAGGCGCTTGTGGTGGATCTTGTGCCTGTTCCACATGCCACATAATCGTTGACCCAGAATTCTACGATGAGATCCCAGAGCctgatgatgacgaaaacGATATGTTGGATTTGGCTTTTGGATTGACCGAAACTTCGAGATTGGGTTGTCAAGTCAAAATGACGAAGGAATTGGATGGAATAAGAGTAGCCTTGCCTGCCATGACTAGAAATTTACAATCCAgagacttcaacaactga